In the Ramlibacter tataouinensis TTB310 genome, one interval contains:
- the trxC gene encoding thioredoxin TrxC, with protein sequence MTESLHVVCPHCQTTNRVRAEQLGSAPDCGRCKQALFTGRPVALDEAAFERQVGRSQLPVLVDFWAPWCGPCRTMAPAYEQAAAALEPQVRVVKVDTEQAQALAGRLNIRSIPTLALFVGGREVARQPGALTRAADIVAWARGHLR encoded by the coding sequence ATGACCGAGTCCCTGCACGTCGTCTGCCCGCACTGCCAGACCACCAACCGCGTCCGCGCCGAGCAGCTGGGCAGCGCGCCCGACTGCGGCCGCTGCAAGCAGGCGCTGTTCACCGGCCGCCCGGTGGCGCTGGACGAGGCGGCCTTCGAGCGCCAGGTCGGACGCAGCCAGCTGCCGGTGCTGGTGGATTTCTGGGCCCCGTGGTGCGGGCCCTGCCGCACGATGGCGCCGGCTTACGAGCAGGCGGCCGCGGCGCTCGAGCCCCAGGTGCGCGTCGTCAAGGTCGACACCGAGCAAGCGCAGGCGCTGGCCGGCAGGCTCAACATCCGCAGCATCCCGACGCTGGCGCTGTTCGTCGGCGGGCGCGAGGTGGCGCGGCAGCCCGGCGCGCTGACCCGGGCCGCGGACATCGTGGCCTGGGCGCGCGGCCACCTGCGCTGA
- a CDS encoding putative signal transducing protein, producing the protein MKHVYDAANSLEAHMILDLLRQEGIRGQVEGEYLQGAVGALPAAGLVRVVVDEADHAAAQRVITRWNQAQPDEPALTGRAAAPKAAARGLAGGWLFLAGVVLGVGFCQVYLHPAPADAAVPACKPA; encoded by the coding sequence ATGAAACACGTGTACGACGCCGCCAACAGCCTGGAAGCCCACATGATCCTGGACCTGCTGCGGCAGGAAGGCATCCGCGGGCAGGTCGAGGGCGAGTACCTGCAGGGAGCCGTGGGCGCCCTGCCTGCCGCCGGCCTGGTCCGCGTGGTGGTCGACGAGGCCGACCATGCCGCCGCCCAGCGCGTCATTACCCGCTGGAACCAGGCCCAGCCCGACGAGCCCGCGCTCACCGGCCGCGCGGCCGCGCCAAAGGCGGCGGCCCGCGGCCTGGCTGGGGGCTGGCTGTTCCTGGCCGGCGTGGTGCTGGGTGTGGGCTTTTGCCAGGTCTACCTGCACCCGGCGCCGGCGGACGCTGCCGTGCCGGCCTGCAAGCCGGCCTGA
- a CDS encoding lytic transglycosylase domain-containing protein yields MALEEAPTPEPSPLARRYQALRERLRWVPTRLGRDMHLTPDLPSRLLLVKSAAQEARLHEVGLGFADVYGLITAETSWVPRLGRSRDGTPNLGVAQFEPATAKAVGLQDPHDVVEAVHAAARHMREAAEWSRQRIAGLKLNRAERAARLREGVSIYYNLSSRGREAWDGRNTERLPVQTRQHIRNARSGAAEAAVLATRLALPAPPAGVAPVAQRPHPPLHAAP; encoded by the coding sequence ATGGCCCTCGAGGAGGCGCCCACCCCCGAGCCCTCGCCCCTGGCGCGCCGGTACCAGGCGCTGCGCGAGCGCCTGCGCTGGGTGCCGACGCGGCTGGGCCGGGACATGCACCTCACGCCCGATCTGCCTTCGCGGCTCCTGCTGGTGAAGTCGGCCGCGCAAGAGGCCCGGCTGCACGAGGTCGGCCTGGGTTTCGCCGACGTCTACGGCCTGATCACCGCCGAGACGTCCTGGGTGCCGCGGCTGGGCCGCAGCCGGGACGGCACGCCCAACCTGGGCGTGGCCCAGTTCGAGCCGGCCACCGCAAAAGCGGTCGGCCTGCAGGATCCGCATGACGTGGTGGAGGCGGTGCATGCTGCGGCGCGCCACATGCGCGAGGCCGCGGAGTGGAGCCGCCAGCGCATTGCCGGCCTGAAGCTGAACCGCGCCGAGCGTGCGGCCCGGCTGCGCGAGGGCGTGTCGATCTACTACAACCTGTCCAGCCGTGGCCGCGAGGCCTGGGATGGACGCAATACCGAGCGGCTGCCGGTGCAGACGCGGCAGCACATTCGCAACGCACGCAGCGGAGCCGCCGAGGCCGCGGTGCTGGCGACCCGGCTGGCCCTGCCCGCGCCGCCGGCCGGCGTGGCGCCGGTGGCCCAGCGGCCGCATCCGCCTCTGCACGCGGCGCCGTAG
- a CDS encoding YidB family protein, with the protein MAGSILGQVLGSVFAGGRGGMGMGGMGMGGGLGGLGGLGGMGGLGGMGGMGLPGGRSASPFGNRTALMMMMLPLAMQWVQRNGGMGSVLQRFNQRGYGQHASSWVSTGENQALDPQAVGDVVGQEELSRLSQQLGVPQEEVASGFAEIMPEMVDQLTPQGRLDPDADDVLNGGLSHWQRSMSPERVG; encoded by the coding sequence ATGGCAGGCAGCATCTTGGGACAGGTACTGGGCAGCGTGTTCGCTGGCGGGCGCGGCGGCATGGGCATGGGTGGCATGGGCATGGGCGGTGGCCTCGGCGGCTTGGGCGGCCTCGGGGGCATGGGCGGCCTCGGGGGCATGGGCGGCATGGGCCTGCCGGGCGGCCGCTCGGCATCCCCGTTCGGCAACCGCACGGCATTGATGATGATGATGCTGCCCCTGGCCATGCAGTGGGTGCAACGCAACGGCGGCATGGGTTCCGTGCTGCAGCGCTTCAACCAGCGCGGCTACGGCCAGCACGCGTCGTCCTGGGTGTCGACCGGCGAGAACCAGGCGCTCGACCCCCAGGCCGTTGGCGACGTGGTCGGTCAGGAGGAGCTGTCGCGCCTGTCGCAGCAGCTGGGCGTGCCGCAGGAGGAGGTGGCCAGCGGCTTCGCCGAGATCATGCCGGAGATGGTGGACCAGCTCACGCCGCAGGGCCGGCTGGACCCCGATGCGGACGACGTGCTGAACGGCGGCCTGTCGCACTGGCAGCGGTCCATGTCCCCCGAGCGCGTGGGCTGA
- a CDS encoding transglycosylase domain-containing protein, with product MRTALARTARLAADGARRVGQAMRRHPWRTLLIPPALLLLYTLALVPFTPAVNDIRKLRNEAPALVMSADGKQLAAFKRANREWVGLAQISPTVIAALIATEDHRFYQHHGMDLRRTASAVLHTLGGDPQGGSTITQQLARNLYPEDIGRARTVTRKLKEAITALKIESVYTKDEILETYLNTVPFLYNAYGIEMAARTYFDKPARRLDLLESATLIGMLKGTSYYNPVLNPERAVQRRNIVLGQMVKHGKLEAARLEGLKKRPMRLDFERQLEPLGPAPHFAQVLKRWLIDWADRNGYDIHADGLVVRTTIDSRLQAAANQAVARQMERLQATADAQWSPRAWAGRRELVQALVRDTAPYRQAIAQGMDEEEALRRVLADAALMQALREEKTRLAAGFLALDPRSGQVRAWVGSRDFALDQFDHVQQARRQPGSTFKPFVYGAAFEMGARPSDTLVDQAVEIRLPGGQVWRPGDATPPTGEVLTLSRGLALSKNTITAQLMQRVGPERVVALAQSLGVRQSKLEQVPSLALGTSPVTLKEMVAAYGAIANGGQYLEPVMVASVEDRDGRVLEAFQPAMPEPAMSLPAAQMLVAAMRGVIDEGTGTAIRGRFGIQADVAGKTGTTQDNTDGWFILVHPQLVAGAWAGFNDSRITMGDSWGQGARSALPMVGDFFQQALRARWVDPQARFTTPAEGGLLDPLLGRINDWLGSIFPQVQREGRRAPQRPPPPAEEMALPPAQAPIPAVVAPRPAPPERDLPPVVTIPVPPPRPPAPVVVAPAPPPGAVPRARVAQPGERPPSEAGRGAPPPARAPSPGVPILSVE from the coding sequence ATGAGAACGGCCCTTGCCCGCACCGCCCGGCTGGCGGCAGATGGCGCCCGCCGGGTCGGCCAGGCCATGCGGCGCCACCCGTGGCGGACGCTGCTGATCCCGCCGGCGCTGCTGCTGCTGTACACGCTGGCGCTGGTGCCCTTCACCCCCGCGGTCAACGACATCCGCAAGCTGCGCAACGAGGCGCCGGCGCTGGTGATGTCGGCCGACGGCAAGCAGCTGGCGGCGTTCAAGCGCGCCAACCGCGAATGGGTGGGTCTGGCGCAGATCTCGCCTACGGTGATCGCCGCCCTGATCGCCACCGAGGACCACCGCTTCTACCAGCACCACGGCATGGACCTGCGGCGCACCGCCTCCGCCGTGCTGCACACCCTGGGCGGCGACCCGCAGGGCGGCTCCACCATCACGCAGCAGCTGGCGCGCAACCTCTACCCCGAGGACATCGGCCGCGCGCGCACGGTGACGCGCAAGCTCAAGGAGGCGATCACCGCGCTGAAGATCGAGAGCGTCTACACCAAGGACGAGATCCTCGAGACCTACCTGAACACCGTCCCCTTCCTCTACAACGCCTACGGCATCGAGATGGCGGCGCGCACCTATTTCGACAAGCCGGCGCGGCGCCTCGACCTGCTGGAGAGCGCGACGCTGATCGGCATGCTCAAGGGCACCAGCTACTACAACCCGGTGCTCAATCCCGAGCGCGCCGTGCAGCGCCGCAACATCGTGCTGGGCCAGATGGTCAAGCACGGCAAGCTGGAAGCGGCGCGCCTGGAAGGGCTGAAGAAGCGCCCCATGCGGCTGGACTTCGAGCGCCAGCTCGAGCCGCTGGGGCCGGCGCCGCATTTCGCCCAGGTCCTCAAGCGCTGGCTGATCGACTGGGCCGACCGCAACGGCTACGACATCCATGCCGACGGGCTGGTGGTGCGCACCACCATCGACTCGCGCCTGCAGGCCGCCGCCAACCAGGCGGTGGCGCGGCAGATGGAGCGGCTGCAGGCCACCGCCGATGCGCAGTGGAGTCCGCGCGCCTGGGCCGGCCGGCGCGAGCTGGTCCAGGCCCTGGTGCGCGACACCGCGCCGTACCGGCAGGCGATCGCCCAGGGGATGGACGAGGAGGAGGCGCTCAGGCGGGTGCTGGCCGATGCGGCCCTGATGCAGGCGCTGCGCGAGGAGAAGACGCGGCTGGCCGCCGGCTTCCTGGCGCTGGACCCGCGCAGCGGCCAGGTCCGGGCGTGGGTCGGCAGCCGGGATTTCGCGCTGGACCAGTTCGACCACGTGCAGCAGGCACGGCGCCAGCCCGGCTCGACCTTCAAGCCCTTCGTGTACGGCGCCGCCTTCGAGATGGGGGCGCGGCCTTCGGACACCCTGGTCGACCAGGCGGTGGAGATCCGGCTGCCGGGCGGGCAGGTCTGGCGGCCCGGCGACGCCACGCCGCCTACCGGCGAGGTGTTGACGCTGAGCCGGGGTCTGGCCCTGTCCAAGAACACCATCACCGCGCAGCTGATGCAGCGGGTCGGGCCGGAGCGCGTGGTCGCCCTGGCGCAGTCCCTGGGCGTGCGCCAGAGCAAGCTGGAGCAGGTGCCTTCCCTGGCCCTGGGAACCAGCCCGGTGACGCTCAAGGAGATGGTGGCTGCCTACGGCGCCATCGCCAATGGGGGCCAGTACCTGGAGCCGGTGATGGTGGCAAGCGTCGAGGACCGCGACGGCCGGGTGCTGGAGGCGTTCCAGCCGGCCATGCCCGAGCCGGCGATGTCGCTGCCGGCCGCGCAGATGCTGGTGGCCGCGATGCGCGGCGTGATCGACGAAGGCACGGGCACGGCCATCCGCGGCCGCTTCGGCATCCAGGCCGACGTGGCGGGCAAGACCGGCACCACCCAGGACAACACCGACGGCTGGTTCATCCTGGTGCACCCGCAGCTGGTGGCCGGGGCCTGGGCCGGCTTCAACGACAGCCGCATCACCATGGGCGACAGCTGGGGGCAGGGCGCGCGCAGCGCCTTGCCCATGGTGGGCGACTTCTTCCAGCAGGCGCTGCGCGCGCGCTGGGTGGACCCGCAGGCGCGCTTCACCACGCCGGCCGAAGGCGGCCTGCTGGACCCGCTGCTGGGACGCATCAACGACTGGCTGGGCAGCATCTTCCCGCAGGTCCAGCGCGAGGGGCGGCGCGCGCCGCAGCGCCCGCCGCCGCCCGCCGAGGAGATGGCACTGCCGCCGGCGCAAGCGCCCATCCCCGCCGTGGTCGCGCCGAGGCCCGCGCCGCCTGAAAGGGACTTGCCGCCGGTGGTGACCATCCCGGTGCCGCCGCCGCGGCCGCCCGCGCCGGTGGTGGTGGCACCCGCACCCCCGCCGGGAGCGGTGCCGCGCGCCCGCGTGGCGCAGCCGGGTGAGCGGCCCCCGTCCGAGGCCGGGCGCGGGGCGCCCCCGCCGGCGCGTGCGCCCAGCCCCGGCGTTCCCATCCTCTCCGTGGAGTGA
- a CDS encoding 2-keto-4-pentenoate hydratase, whose product MSPEQLLTHHDQARLWPAPSGLDLDTAYEHALTVRRLRMARGERPRGFKVGFTNRGIWPRYNVFAPIWGTVWDGTLAFCEGEGELALAGTCQPRLEPEAVFGLAATPPPAASDQQLWACLAWVAPGFEVVQSHLPDWKFAAGDTVADGGLHARLLVGRRVPVREVAPDAASFGRRLAAAQVALHKNGQRVEQGAGRNVLDGPLQALQHFVRALRACPGAPDLQPGDVVTTGTWTDAWPVAPGERWSAEFDAPLAPLTVRFG is encoded by the coding sequence ATGTCACCGGAACAACTGCTGACCCACCACGACCAGGCACGCCTGTGGCCGGCGCCCTCGGGGCTGGACCTGGACACCGCCTACGAGCACGCTCTGACGGTGCGCCGGCTGCGCATGGCGCGCGGCGAGCGGCCGCGCGGCTTCAAGGTCGGCTTCACCAACCGCGGGATCTGGCCGCGCTACAACGTTTTCGCGCCCATCTGGGGCACGGTGTGGGACGGCACCCTGGCTTTCTGCGAGGGCGAAGGCGAACTGGCCCTGGCCGGCACCTGCCAGCCGCGCCTGGAGCCCGAGGCGGTGTTCGGCCTGGCGGCCACGCCGCCGCCCGCAGCCTCGGACCAGCAGCTCTGGGCCTGCCTGGCCTGGGTGGCGCCCGGCTTCGAGGTGGTGCAGTCGCATCTCCCGGACTGGAAATTCGCCGCCGGCGACACCGTGGCCGACGGCGGCCTGCATGCCCGCCTGCTGGTGGGCCGCCGGGTGCCGGTGCGGGAGGTGGCGCCGGATGCCGCCAGCTTCGGCCGGCGGCTCGCGGCCGCGCAGGTGGCGCTGCACAAGAACGGGCAGCGGGTGGAGCAGGGCGCCGGCCGCAACGTGCTGGACGGGCCGCTGCAGGCGCTGCAGCATTTCGTGCGCGCCTTGCGGGCATGCCCCGGCGCACCCGATCTGCAGCCGGGTGACGTGGTGACCACCGGCACCTGGACCGACGCCTGGCCGGTGGCGCCCGGTGAACGGTGGAGCGCCGAATTCGACGCACCGCTGGCGCCGCTGACGGTGCGCTTCGGCTGA
- a CDS encoding PilZ domain-containing protein, which yields MKQTPRTDQRAADRFGVALPITMEGEEGATHDLSAGGILFESPSDAVLGEQVTVQLQYRRHGIDHQLDCKGRVVRVERCGDGYNIAVQLNQPLFGETEVARAG from the coding sequence ATGAAACAGACGCCGCGGACCGATCAACGCGCCGCCGATCGCTTCGGGGTGGCCCTGCCCATCACCATGGAGGGCGAGGAGGGCGCGACCCACGACCTCAGCGCCGGCGGCATCCTGTTCGAGTCGCCCAGCGACGCGGTGCTGGGGGAACAGGTGACGGTGCAGCTGCAGTACCGCCGCCATGGCATCGATCATCAGCTCGACTGCAAGGGCCGGGTGGTGCGGGTGGAACGTTGCGGGGACGGCTACAACATCGCCGTTCAGCTCAACCAGCCGCTATTCGGCGAGACCGAGGTGGCACGCGCCGGCTGA
- a CDS encoding DUF5985 family protein yields the protein MAALIYLLCALTCLTAFVLLLRGWLAGGPRLLFWSALCFACLTFNNVLLVIDRIVFPTEVDLSTWRLAAALVAVALLVYGLVSEEE from the coding sequence ATGGCTGCGCTGATCTACCTCCTGTGTGCCCTCACCTGCCTGACCGCATTCGTCCTGCTGCTGCGCGGCTGGCTTGCCGGCGGCCCCAGGCTGCTGTTCTGGAGCGCGCTGTGCTTTGCCTGCCTGACCTTCAACAACGTGCTGCTGGTGATCGACCGCATCGTGTTCCCGACGGAGGTGGACCTGAGCACCTGGCGGCTGGCGGCGGCCCTGGTGGCGGTCGCGCTGCTGGTGTACGGCCTGGTTTCGGAGGAGGAGTAA
- a CDS encoding DUF5985 family protein has product MSQMLMGAIAALSLVAALFFFRFWRRSGDRFFLYFALSFAIEGANRIALGLVGPASETEPLFYGIRVLAYGLIVVAIWQKNRPRG; this is encoded by the coding sequence ATGAGCCAGATGCTGATGGGTGCGATCGCGGCCTTGTCGCTGGTCGCGGCGCTGTTCTTCTTCCGCTTCTGGCGGCGCTCGGGCGACCGCTTCTTCCTGTACTTCGCGCTGTCGTTCGCCATCGAGGGCGCCAACCGCATCGCGCTGGGCCTGGTCGGGCCGGCCAGCGAGACCGAGCCGCTGTTCTACGGCATCCGCGTGCTCGCCTACGGGCTGATCGTGGTGGCGATCTGGCAGAAGAACCGGCCGCGCGGCTGA
- a CDS encoding CDP-alcohol phosphatidyltransferase family protein: protein MTKEATHRPAPRHFSMLREFHLADFFTLGNAACGVGAVLLTLLYMRSGELAHFMAAAALAPAAFAFDVLDGRIARARHQHSALGRELDSLSDVISFGVAPAALGFAAGLQGGWDAAALIYFVCCGVSRLARFNVTAEQLAGTSAKVSHFEGTPIPSSVLLTAVLAWAAWQGRLDDRLWGGGWNLGPWELHPLALVFVLSGSLMISKTLRIPKL, encoded by the coding sequence ATGACGAAAGAAGCGACGCACCGCCCGGCCCCGCGGCATTTCTCCATGCTGCGCGAGTTCCACCTGGCGGACTTCTTCACCCTGGGCAATGCGGCCTGCGGCGTCGGCGCCGTGCTGCTCACGCTGCTGTACATGCGCAGCGGCGAACTGGCGCACTTCATGGCCGCCGCGGCGCTGGCGCCCGCGGCCTTCGCCTTCGACGTGCTGGACGGCCGCATCGCCCGGGCGCGCCACCAGCACTCGGCGCTGGGCCGTGAACTGGACTCGCTGTCCGACGTGATCTCCTTCGGCGTCGCGCCGGCCGCCCTGGGCTTCGCGGCCGGCCTGCAGGGCGGCTGGGATGCTGCGGCCCTGATCTACTTCGTCTGCTGCGGCGTCAGCCGGCTGGCGCGCTTCAACGTCACCGCCGAACAGCTGGCGGGCACCTCGGCCAAGGTGTCGCACTTCGAGGGCACGCCCATCCCCAGCAGCGTGCTGCTGACCGCGGTGCTGGCCTGGGCCGCCTGGCAGGGCCGGCTGGACGACCGGCTGTGGGGCGGCGGCTGGAACCTGGGTCCGTGGGAGCTGCATCCGCTGGCCCTGGTGTTCGTGCTGTCGGGCAGCCTCATGATCAGCAAGACGCTGCGCATCCCCAAGCTGTAG
- a CDS encoding ABC transporter substrate-binding protein has protein sequence MRKIKSLIAATWLAAGAMAGAQAAPIVVGQVGPMSGLDAAQGRAYAVGMQLVFDRANKAGGVNGHTFSLVRKDDGGRPEDTVSATRQMLAQDKPLVLAGYFGSRNVADLVKSGLLEKDRIALVGYRTAEIRPETPLLYSVRASLRDEINKLTEHLATIGITRLGLLYEEGPGAAALLAASDEAVRRAKATLLAKAAYPAGTANTAAAVQTFLKTPPQAILMVASGAAAAAFIEDYRASGGAAQLFAHSGADIEQMSKRLAEEQMQGVAIAQVTPSPYKISSRLAKEFSDTAAAQKLEVPVSYAMMEGFIAGKVIVEAVRRQGARPTREGVVATLDAMETYDLGGYVVGFRPGMRSGSRFVELSIISGSGKIRQ, from the coding sequence ATGCGCAAGATCAAATCCCTGATCGCGGCCACTTGGCTGGCCGCCGGCGCCATGGCGGGCGCACAGGCCGCCCCGATCGTGGTCGGCCAGGTCGGTCCCATGTCCGGCCTGGACGCCGCGCAGGGCCGGGCCTACGCGGTCGGCATGCAGCTGGTGTTCGACCGCGCCAACAAGGCGGGCGGCGTCAACGGCCACACCTTCTCCCTGGTGCGCAAGGACGACGGCGGCCGGCCCGAGGACACGGTGAGCGCGACGCGCCAGATGCTGGCTCAGGACAAGCCGCTGGTGCTGGCCGGCTACTTCGGCAGCCGCAACGTCGCCGACCTGGTGAAGTCGGGCCTGCTGGAGAAGGACCGCATCGCGCTGGTGGGCTACCGCACGGCCGAGATCCGTCCCGAGACGCCGCTGCTCTACAGTGTTCGCGCCAGCCTGCGCGACGAGATCAACAAGCTGACCGAGCACCTGGCCACCATAGGGATCACGCGCCTGGGGCTGCTGTACGAGGAAGGCCCGGGTGCCGCTGCCCTGCTGGCGGCTTCGGACGAGGCCGTGCGCCGGGCCAAGGCCACCCTGCTGGCCAAGGCCGCCTACCCCGCCGGCACCGCCAACACCGCGGCGGCGGTGCAGACCTTCCTGAAGACGCCGCCCCAGGCCATCCTGATGGTGGCCAGCGGCGCCGCGGCGGCCGCCTTCATCGAGGACTACCGGGCCAGCGGCGGCGCCGCGCAGCTGTTCGCCCATTCGGGCGCCGACATCGAGCAGATGTCCAAGCGCCTGGCCGAGGAACAGATGCAGGGCGTGGCCATCGCCCAGGTGACCCCCAGCCCCTACAAGATCTCCAGCCGCCTGGCCAAGGAGTTCTCGGACACGGCGGCGGCGCAGAAGCTGGAGGTGCCGGTCAGCTACGCCATGATGGAGGGCTTCATCGCCGGCAAGGTGATCGTCGAGGCGGTGCGGCGCCAGGGTGCGCGTCCCACGCGCGAGGGCGTGGTCGCCACGCTGGACGCGATGGAAACCTACGACCTGGGCGGCTACGTGGTCGGCTTCAGGCCGGGCATGCGCTCCGGCTCGCGCTTCGTCGAGCTGTCCATCATCAGCGGCAGCGGCAAGATCCGCCAGTAG
- a CDS encoding alkaline phosphatase D family protein, whose amino-acid sequence MVEPVLAERRRLLQLAAAAAACTWLPRGAHAQRRWGFDPFSLGVASGSPAADSVVLWTRLLGPGWWDSIGEAPVPVRWEVAHDQGFSRIARRGETLALAQLGHSVHAEVAGLEPDRWYFYRFTAGHAVSPTGRTRTLPAADALPARLRLAYASCQRWEHGYYGAYRHMREEQLDLVMFLGDYIYEYPNATAAVRDFPTLGWVHTLQEYRERHALHRGDVHLQAMHAACPWLVSWDDHEVQNDYAAGQAGDGRPLGLNASSDFAARRAAAYQAYYEHMPLRASALGGALAGVAGAADVRLYGRWRFGRLADLLLLDTRQYRDRQVCGPDFKPSGQVHPSACPAWEDPGRSLLGAAQEQWLDTAFAQAGSGWTVVGQQTLFGRRDNHPGAGEQFWNDGWDGYGAARRRVTGSLQRHQVVNPVFLGGDVHENWVGHVKADYARQGSASLGVEFCGTSITSRAGGAEQVAQRLAENPHYVFADGWRRGYSVCEFTPQRLTTTLRVLDDATREDARIETQARFTVQAGRPRLERA is encoded by the coding sequence ATGGTCGAACCCGTCCTTGCCGAGCGTCGACGGCTGCTCCAGCTGGCGGCCGCAGCCGCCGCCTGCACCTGGCTGCCGCGCGGCGCCCACGCGCAGCGCCGCTGGGGGTTCGATCCTTTTTCGCTGGGGGTCGCGAGCGGCTCGCCCGCCGCGGACTCCGTGGTGCTGTGGACCCGGCTGCTGGGGCCGGGCTGGTGGGACAGCATCGGCGAAGCGCCGGTGCCGGTGCGCTGGGAGGTGGCCCACGACCAGGGCTTCTCGCGCATCGCCCGCCGCGGCGAAACCCTGGCGCTGGCGCAGCTGGGGCACAGCGTCCATGCCGAGGTGGCCGGCCTGGAACCGGATCGCTGGTACTTCTACCGCTTCACCGCCGGCCATGCGGTGAGCCCCACCGGCCGCACGCGCACGCTGCCGGCGGCCGACGCGCTGCCGGCGCGCCTGCGCCTGGCGTATGCCTCGTGCCAGCGCTGGGAGCACGGCTACTACGGCGCCTACCGCCACATGCGCGAGGAGCAGCTGGACCTGGTGATGTTCCTGGGCGACTACATCTACGAGTATCCCAACGCCACCGCCGCCGTGCGCGACTTTCCGACCCTGGGCTGGGTGCACACCCTGCAGGAGTACCGCGAGCGCCATGCGCTGCACCGCGGCGACGTGCACCTGCAGGCCATGCACGCCGCCTGTCCCTGGCTGGTGAGCTGGGATGACCATGAGGTGCAGAACGACTATGCGGCCGGCCAGGCCGGCGACGGCCGGCCCCTGGGCCTGAACGCCTCGTCCGATTTCGCGGCCCGGCGCGCAGCCGCCTACCAGGCGTACTACGAGCACATGCCGCTGCGCGCGTCGGCGCTGGGCGGCGCCCTGGCAGGCGTGGCCGGTGCAGCCGATGTGCGGTTGTATGGCCGTTGGCGTTTCGGCCGGCTGGCCGATCTGCTGCTGCTGGACACGCGCCAGTACCGCGACCGCCAGGTCTGCGGTCCGGACTTCAAGCCTTCCGGGCAGGTCCATCCCTCGGCCTGCCCGGCGTGGGAGGACCCGGGGCGCAGCCTGCTGGGCGCCGCGCAGGAGCAATGGCTGGACACCGCCTTCGCGCAGGCGGGCAGCGGCTGGACCGTGGTCGGGCAGCAGACCCTGTTCGGCCGCCGCGACAACCATCCCGGGGCGGGCGAGCAGTTCTGGAACGACGGCTGGGACGGCTATGGCGCGGCGCGGCGCCGCGTGACCGGATCGCTGCAGCGCCATCAGGTGGTCAACCCGGTTTTCCTGGGCGGCGACGTGCACGAGAACTGGGTGGGCCATGTCAAGGCCGACTACGCCCGGCAGGGCAGCGCCAGCCTGGGCGTGGAGTTCTGCGGCACCAGCATCACCTCGCGCGCGGGCGGCGCCGAGCAGGTGGCCCAGCGGCTGGCGGAGAACCCGCACTACGTCTTCGCCGATGGCTGGCGCCGGGGCTACAGCGTGTGCGAGTTCACGCCGCAGCGGCTGACCACGACGCTGCGGGTGCTGGACGACGCCACCCGCGAGGATGCCCGCATCGAGACGCAAGCCCGCTTCACCGTGCAGGCCGGACGGCCGCGGCTGGAACGCGCCTGA
- a CDS encoding TetR/AcrR family transcriptional regulator, which produces MGRQKTFSDDEVLEGVADVFAANGFKGTSVQMLADACGLGKQSLYNSFGDKQNLYLKALDCSAARYASVVNEMDRAPDGRSAIRLFFERVLGSCVSQDPAEQACIVSAGLLEGVADPRISEALRGKWAYSHDVLRTAVRRGQADGSIASADDPGELADVLMALMGGLRINARAVEDPKRLQKTLARVLSVLDTAPAPSRKKQPR; this is translated from the coding sequence GTGGGCCGGCAAAAAACCTTTTCCGACGATGAAGTGCTGGAAGGCGTCGCTGACGTCTTCGCGGCCAATGGCTTCAAGGGCACTTCGGTGCAGATGCTCGCCGACGCCTGCGGCTTGGGAAAACAAAGCCTCTACAACAGCTTCGGCGACAAACAGAACCTCTACCTGAAGGCGCTGGATTGTTCAGCCGCGCGCTACGCCAGCGTCGTGAACGAGATGGACCGCGCTCCCGATGGGCGCAGCGCCATCCGGCTTTTCTTCGAGCGGGTGCTGGGCAGTTGCGTGAGCCAGGACCCGGCCGAGCAGGCCTGCATCGTCTCGGCAGGGCTTCTCGAAGGCGTGGCCGACCCGCGCATCTCCGAGGCCTTGCGCGGCAAGTGGGCCTACAGCCATGACGTGCTGCGGACCGCCGTGCGCCGCGGCCAGGCCGATGGCTCGATCGCGAGCGCCGACGACCCCGGCGAACTGGCCGACGTGCTGATGGCGCTGATGGGCGGCTTGCGCATCAACGCACGCGCCGTGGAAGACCCCAAGCGCCTGCAGAAAACCCTTGCGCGCGTGTTGTCCGTCCTGGACACCGCGCCCGCTCCTTCCAGGAAGAAACAGCCGCGGTAG